A region of Solea solea chromosome 7, fSolSol10.1, whole genome shotgun sequence DNA encodes the following proteins:
- the mecom gene encoding MDS1 and EVI1 complex locus protein EVI1-A isoform X13, whose amino-acid sequence MKAEEYSCDTMAPDIHEERQYRCEDCDQHFESRSQLLDHQKEPCGMPPSSFLNPGGDSDLKAQEPQDLRPLHLSHGLHECKECDQVFPDAQSLESHVLSHSEEREYKCDQCPKAFNWKSNLIRHQMSHDSGKHYECENCSKQVFTDPSNLQRHIRSQHVGARAHACSECGKTFATSSGLKQHKHIHSSVKPFMCKSLRPYLCEVCHKSYTQFSNLCRHKRMHADCRTQIKCKDCGQMFSTTSSLNKHRRFCEGKNHFTTGGLFAQGMPLSGTPGLDKSTLVMGHGSAGLADYFGASRHHGGLTFPAAPAFPFSFPGLFPSGLYHRPPLIPATASPVRQPTHASVAGPGAELSKNPLLPLSPGTQESRELLKALRKDGSSPGSQMPGSELHTQSSSSSSKQRNKQSDQSESSDLDDVSTPSGSDLESTSGSELESDMDSERERGAARENGKGPKRRASEEGPQSPSLTGSSTAKDFPGPSLIPSSLDEHTAVTGAVNDSIKAIASIAEKYFGSTGLAGLQDKKVGALPYPSMFPLPFFPAFSPPVYPFPDRDLRPPGLRGEPQSTADDGKKAQSKSSTESPFDLTTKRKEGKSAPFTPSKPEASNSVGQDQPLDLSLGSRGRGRNPREEETKKNLGYEEDKVVVEIPKADNTLQHARPTPFFMDPIYSRVEKRRMSDPFETLKDKCMRPGPGFLFHPQFRLPDQRTWMSAIENMAEKLETFGSLKPESSDLLRSVPSMFDFRAPPSALPETLLRKGKERYTCRYCGKIFPRSANLTRHLRTHTGEQPYRCKYCDRSFSISSNLQRHIRNIHNKEKPFKCHLCDRCFGQQTNLDRHLKKHENGNLSGTAMSSPQSELDSSSAILDDKEDSYFNEIRNFISNTGQNQASPDPSEEGLNGGPFEEEKPLMASHGSHDLEDEEAEELGADGEEAEEPGNTSGKTEAEVLPSNLSDDIMHDKMDFTGPIDLNLNCKTSPQGYKDEEEEEEEEQSSYSALDHIRHFSDMRKLAESELSDGDGDEDDGSFGSPSLTEAVKQPLFRKSKSQAYAMMLSLAEKDSLHPATHTHTQATMWHSLARAAAESSAIQSLSHV is encoded by the exons ATGAAGGCTGAAGAATATTCATGTGACACCATGGCTCCTGATATTCACG AGGAGAGGCAGTACCGCTGTGAGGACTGTGACCAGCACTTTGAGTCCCGCAGCCAACTGTTGGATCACCAGAAGGAGCCATGTGGGAtgcccccctcctccttccttaACCCAG GGGGCGACAGTGACCTAAAGGCACAGGAACCTCAAGATCTGCGACCTCTTCACTTGTCCCATGGTCTACACGAGTGTAAGGAGTGTGACCAGGTCTTCCCTGATGCTCAGAG CCTGGAGAGCCATGTTCTATCCCACTCTGAGGAGAGGGAATATAAGTGCGACCAGTGCCCCAAGGCCTTCAACTGGAAATCAAACCTGATCCGACATCAGATGTCACATGACAGCGGCAAGCACTATGAATGTGAAAACTGCTCAAAG CAGGTGTTCACAGACCCCAGTAACCTACAGAGGCACATCCGTTCACAGCATGTTGGGGCACGGGCCCACGCCTGCTCTGAATGTGGCAAGACGTTTGCTACGTCTTCGGGCCTCAAGCAGCATAAGCACATCCACAGCAGTGTCAAGCCCTTCATGTGTAAGTCACTAAGACCCTACCTAT GTGAGGTGTGCCACAAGTCCTACACTCAGTTCTCTAACCTGTGTCGCCACAAGCGCATGCACGCTGACTGCCGCACACAGATCAAGTGCAAGGACTGTGGGCAGATGTTCAGCACCACCTCCTCTCTCAACAAGCACCGCCGCTTCTGTGAAGGAAAGAACCATTTCACAACAGGGGGATTGTTTGCCCAGGGTATGCCACTCTCTGGCACCCCTGGCTTGGACAAATCAACTCTGGTGATGGGACACGGCAGTGCTGGACTGGCTGATTACTTTGGGGCCAGTCGCCACCATGGGGGGCTTACCTTCCCTGCTGCCCCAGCATTTCCTTTCAGTTTCCCTGGCCTCTTTCCCTCTGGACTCTACCACCGGCCACCGCTCATTCCTGCCACCGCCTCTCCTGTCAGACAACCAACCCATGCATCTGTGGCGGGGCCTGGTGCAGAGCTAAGTAAgaatccactgttgcctctgaGTCCAGGCACTCAGGAGTCCCGAGAGCTCCTTAAAGCTCTACGTAAAGATGGCAGTTCACCTGGCAGTCAGATGCCAGGCTCAGAGCTCCACACTCAGAGTTCCTCGTCCTCCTCAAAGCAGCGAAACAAGCAGAGTGACCAGTCTGAGAGCAGTGACCTGGACGATGTCAGCACACCTAGTGGAAGTGATCTGGAGAGCACATCAGGCTCTGAGCTGGAGAGTGACATGGacagtgagagggagaggggggctGCTCGAGAAAATGGTAAAGGCCCCAAAAGGAGGGCCAGTGAGGAAGGCCCTCAGAGTCCCAGCCTGACTGGCAGCAGCACTGCCAAAGACTTTCCAGGCCCTTCCCTCATCCCATCCTCGCTGGACGAGCACACAGCTGTAACAGGGGCTGTGAATGACTCTATTAAGGCTATTGCCTCGATTGCTGAGAAGTACTTTGGCTCTACAGGGCTGGCTGGACTGCAGGACAAAAAGGTTGGGGCTCTGCCCTATCCCTCCATGTTCCCTCTGCCTTTCTTCCCAGCTTTCTCTCCTCCAGTTTACCCTTTTCCAGACAGGGACCTCAGACCTCCAGGCCTAAGAGGCGAGCCACAGTCTACAGCAGATGACGGCAAGAAGGCCCAGAGTAAATCTTCAACAGAGTCACCATTTGACCTCACTACAAAGCGAAAGGAGGGCAAGTCAGCCCCATTCACTCCCTCAAAACCAGAGGCATCCAACTCTGTTGGTCAGGATCAGCCACTAGACCTGAGCCTGGGGAGCAGGGGCCGTGGACGGAATCCaagggaggaggagacaaagaaGAACCTGGGTTATGAAGAAGACAAGGTAGTGGTGGAGATCCCTAAGGCAGATAACACCTTACAGCACGCAAGGCCCACCCCTTTCTTCATGGACCCAATCTACAG CAGGGTTGAGAAGAGGAGAATGAGCGACCCGTTTGAGACTCTGAAAGACAAGTGCATGCGACCAGGTCCTGGCTTCCTCTTCCATCCACAG TTTCGTTTGCCAGATCAGAGAACTTGG ATGTCGGCCATCGAAAACATGGCAGAGAAGCTGGAGACGTTTGGCTCCTTAAAGCCAGAGTCGAGTGACTTGCTGCGCTCTGTCCCCTCCATGTTTGATTTCAGAGCCCCACCGTCTGCTCTTCCAGAGACGCTGCTGCGCAAGGGCAAGGAGCGCTACACATGCAG atATTGTGGGAAAATATTCCCCCGCTCTGCCAACCTGACCCGCCACCTCAGGACTCATACAGGCGAGCAACCATATAG gTGTAAATACTGTGACCGCTCCTTCAGCATCTCGTCCAACTTGCAACGTCACATCCGCAACATCCACAACAAGGAGAAGCCCTTCAAATGCCACTTGTGTGACCGCTGCTTCGGTCAGCAGACAAACCTGGACCGTCACCTCAAGAAGCATGAGAACGGCAACCTGTCAG gcACTGCGATGTCATCTCCTCAGTCAGAACTGGACAGTAGTAGTGCCATACTGGATGATAAAGAAGACTCTTATTTCAATGAAATAAGAAACTTCATAAGCAACACTGGCCAGAACCAGGCATCCCCAGACCCGTCTGAGGAAGG GTTAAATGGCGGTCCATTTGAAGAAGAGAAGCCACTGATGGCCAGCCAtgggtcacatgacctggaagacgaggaagcagaggagctaggtgctgatggagaagaagCTGAGGAGCCTGGCAACACCTCTGGAAAAACAGAAGCTGAGGTGCTTCCTAGCAACCTTAGTGACGACATCATGCATGACAAAATGGACTTCACTGGGCCAATCGACTTGAACCTCAACTGCAAAACCTCTCCTCAAGG GTAtaaggacgaggaggaggaggaggaggaggagcagagcagcTACTCAGCCTTGGATCATATTCGTCACTTTTCAGACATGCGCAAGCTGGCAGAAagtgaactgagtgatggagatggagatgaagaCGATGGATCATTTGGGTCTCCCTCTCTGACTGAGGCAGTCAAACAGCCACTCTTTAGAAAATCTAAGTCTCAG GCTTATGCCATGATGCTGTCTCTGGCTGAAAAGGACTCTCTCCACCCAGcgacccacacccacacccaagCCACTATGTGGCACAGTCTGGCACGGGCTGCTGCTGAATCCAGTGCCATCCAGTCCCTCAGCCATGTATG